CCGACATTGCTCTCGAAGACCGAGCCGTCCTTGAGCTTGCCGGTGTAAACGATCCTGACCTTCGAGCCCTTCTTCACCTGTGCCATGGCTGCCTCCCGGTGTTCTGATCACCCAGGCTTGCCACTCTATTTTCCGGAAATGGCGCTGTCAAGATCTCGGCGCCGCCCGGGGCGCCGGCGTCTCGGTTGGCCCCCGCGCTGCCGGCCCCAACCGGCCGGATCACCACGGATCGGATCCCTGGTCAGATGTGAAGTCCATTGACATGTTTGGCGGTTTTCTGGGAAGCTAAGTCATTGCGGTCAACGGCACCCAGCCAGCGGTTCCGGCGGTGTCTTGGCACGACGGGCCGCCCTGGCCCGGATCCTCCATCCAGTTCCGACCAGCGTGCAACCCCGGACCGCGCTCGGCGGTGCCGGCCTTCGCCACGACCTGCCAGCAAGGAGCCTTTGCCATGCGACACGCCTGCGCCATCCTCGTCCCCCTGGTTCTCGGCCTTTTTTTCACCTCCCCTTGCGCTGCCGAAGGCCTGACCCCGGACCAGCAGGCCAAGCTGGCTGCCAAGGTGCAGGCCTTCCAGGCCTGGAGCACCGACCCGGCTGTGGTCGCTGCGGTCAAGGCTTACAACGCCAACCCGCCAGCCGAGGCCAGGACCATGACCAACGAGGCCTGGAAGGCCCTCACCGTTCTCGATCCCTTTGTGCGGGGTCTGGCCAAGAACGAGCTGGCGACGCATCTCAAGTCCACGAAGGACGACACGGTGAGCGAGATCTTTGTCTCCGGCGCCGATGGCGGCAAGGTCGCCTTCCTGGCCAAGACCACCAGCTGGAGCCACAAGGGCAAGGCCAAGCACGACGAGCCCATGGCCGGCAAGACCTGGCAGGGACCGGCGGAGGTGGATGAGTCCACCGGCCAGCTGCAGGTCCAGATCGGGCTGCCGGTGCTGGACGGCGCCACCCCCATCGGCTCCATCGTCATCGGCCTCAGCATCGCCAAGCTTTAGCCCGCGCCACACCGTTGTCTCGTCAGGCGGGATGCCGGGCCTGTCCCGCCATCCCGCCTCAGGAGGCTTTTTCGCCATGGGTATCTCCCGCAAGCTGCTGCTGCTCCTCCTCCTGACCCTGGTCATCACTGCCGCCACCGCCGGAGCTGCCGGCTGGCTGATCCAGCGGGTGGCGGCCGAAGGGCGGCAGCTGCTGGATCAGCAGGCCGCGGAAGGCCAACAGGTGTTCCAGCTGGTGCAGGACGCGGCCCAGGTCCAGGCCACGGTGCAGGAGCTGCTCCGCAGCGAGGACATTGACCGCATCGAGCAGCTCATGGCCAGAAATGATCGGGTGATCGCCGATGCCCGGGCCTCCCTGGGGGCATTGGCCGATGGCGAGGAGGCGGTTGCCGCCCTGGCGACCCTGACCGCCGCCAACAGCAAGGTGGTGGCCACCTTTCTGCAAGGCAGCCAGGCGGTGGCTATCCAGTTTGCCATCGAGGAGGCGAACCCGGCCTTCGAGGCCCTGATGGCCGCCATCGACCGGCGGCAGGCCCTGGCCCGGGAGCGCGCGGCCAGGAGCCTCGCCGAGACACAAGCCCGGATTCGCCGCCAGGTCAGCGCCACGGCCGGGGCCGTTGGTGCTGGTCTGCTGGTCCTCGCCGCGGTGGGCTGGCAGCTGTGGCGGGAGACGACCAGGCGCCTCACCGGTGCGGCCGACAGGCTGCAGGAGGTGACCCTGGCGATCGGCCACGCCGCCGATGAGATGGTGGCCTCCAGTCACGCCCTGGCCCAGGGCAGCGGCCAGGGGGCGGCTGCGGTGGAAGAGACCACCGCCGCCATGGCCGAGATCGAGAGCATGGTGCGATCATCCGCCGAGAACGCGGAGAACGTACGCCAGGTAGGCAGTGAGGCCCGCAGCGCTGCCGAGGCCGGGGTCGAGCAGGTGCGGCGGATGGCCGGCGCCATGGACGAGATCAAGGCCGCCAGCGCCCAGGTGGGCCGCATCGTCAAGGCCATCGACGAGATCGCCTTCCAGACCAATCTCCTGGCCCTGAACGCCGCGGTGGAGGCGGCCCGGGCCGGTGAGGCCGGCTTGGGCTTCGCGGTGGTGGCCGAGGAGGTGCGCAGCCTGGCCCAGCGTAGCGCCCGGGCAGCCCAGGAAAGCGCCCAGCTCATTGCCGAGGCCAGCGCCAGGGCCGACAACGGGGTCAGCGTCAGCCAGGAGGTGGGTGCCACCTTTGACGCCATCGCCCATCGGGTGCGCACGATCGACACCCTGATCTCCGGCATCGCCGCCTCGTCCCAGGAGCAGGCCCAGGGCATCGGCCAGATCGACACCAGTCTCGCCGAGATCGACAAGGTCACCCAGGCCACCGCCGCCTCGGCCGAGGAGACGGCAGCGGTCGCCCAGGCCTTGGGCCAGCAGACCGGCCATCTGCAGGCCACGGTGCGGGATCTGCAACGGCTCCTGCACGCCACCGGACCAGGCAGCAGCCTGGCTGCACCCGAGGCCGGGGCCCACCGGCTCCGCATCCCCAGGCCGGCGTGACCATCCGGCCTCCGTTCTTCAGCGCTCCCCTCGCCGCCGGCTGCCGGCAACGATGTCCAGGATCTCCTGGGTGGCGGCCTCGCTGCGGCTGGCGGCCAGCTGGCGCTGGACCCGGGCCCGGCCGCTGGCCAGCCACTGCCGTGCCCCTTCCGCGGCGGCCAGCCGCATGCCCTGCTCGGCGGCCAGGGCGTCCAGCATGGTCTCGTGGAGGGTGATGTACAACAGCTCCCGCACCACCACCCCGGC
This sequence is a window from Thermodesulfobacteriota bacterium. Protein-coding genes within it:
- a CDS encoding methyl-accepting chemotaxis protein → MGISRKLLLLLLLTLVITAATAGAAGWLIQRVAAEGRQLLDQQAAEGQQVFQLVQDAAQVQATVQELLRSEDIDRIEQLMARNDRVIADARASLGALADGEEAVAALATLTAANSKVVATFLQGSQAVAIQFAIEEANPAFEALMAAIDRRQALARERAARSLAETQARIRRQVSATAGAVGAGLLVLAAVGWQLWRETTRRLTGAADRLQEVTLAIGHAADEMVASSHALAQGSGQGAAAVEETTAAMAEIESMVRSSAENAENVRQVGSEARSAAEAGVEQVRRMAGAMDEIKAASAQVGRIVKAIDEIAFQTNLLALNAAVEAARAGEAGLGFAVVAEEVRSLAQRSARAAQESAQLIAEASARADNGVSVSQEVGATFDAIAHRVRTIDTLISGIAASSQEQAQGIGQIDTSLAEIDKVTQATAASAEETAAVAQALGQQTGHLQATVRDLQRLLHATGPGSSLAAPEAGAHRLRIPRPA